A region from the Mesorhizobium sp. J8 genome encodes:
- a CDS encoding AraC family transcriptional regulator, protein MAQALGAEAKEGLERSCAGAANGDRIVPAPGGLGLERIEARFHGNAFELHRHDTYAIGVTLNGVQRFHYRGALQHSLPGQAIVLHPDELHDGGAGTEDGLRYRILYLEPSLLLDCLGGEPLPFVREAVVDDPALRDTLLSALAPLDEELGDLFVADFVSQLAQHLRRHAGKPAKSASKTAWRAATLARDYLEENAERAVHSDELEAVTGLDRYALSRHFRATYSTSPHRFLLMRRLQKARRMIAEGESLAEIAAGAGFSDQSHFNRHFKKAFGMTPGRWATLVSAARQRRLQR, encoded by the coding sequence ATGGCGCAGGCTCTAGGCGCGGAAGCGAAGGAAGGTCTTGAACGTTCGTGCGCGGGTGCGGCCAATGGCGATCGCATCGTCCCGGCGCCGGGCGGGCTTGGCCTCGAACGCATCGAGGCGCGCTTCCACGGCAACGCCTTCGAGCTGCACCGGCACGACACTTATGCCATCGGCGTGACACTCAACGGCGTGCAGCGCTTCCATTATCGCGGCGCGCTGCAACACAGCCTGCCCGGCCAGGCGATCGTGCTGCATCCGGACGAATTGCACGATGGCGGCGCCGGCACGGAGGATGGGCTGCGCTACAGGATCCTTTACCTGGAGCCATCCCTGCTGCTCGACTGCCTTGGCGGCGAGCCGCTGCCTTTCGTGCGTGAGGCGGTGGTCGACGATCCGGCGCTGCGGGACACGCTGCTCTCGGCGTTGGCGCCGTTGGACGAAGAGCTCGGCGACCTGTTCGTGGCGGATTTCGTCTCGCAACTGGCGCAGCATCTGAGGCGCCACGCGGGAAAGCCGGCAAAGTCAGCGAGCAAGACCGCCTGGCGCGCGGCGACGCTTGCGCGCGACTATCTGGAAGAGAATGCCGAGCGTGCAGTGCATTCCGATGAGCTGGAGGCCGTCACCGGCCTCGACCGCTACGCGCTGTCGCGCCATTTTCGCGCCACCTATTCGACCAGCCCGCATCGCTTCCTGTTGATGCGCCGGCTGCAAAAAGCGCGGCGCATGATCGCCGAGGGCGAGTCGCTGGCTGAAATCGCCGCCGGCGCCGGCTTCAGCGACCAGAGCCATTTCAACCGGCATTTCAAGAAGGCGTTCGGCATGACGCCGGGGCGCTGGGCGACGCTGGTGAGCGCGGCGCGTCAGCGTCGCTTACAACGCTAA
- a CDS encoding DUF2000 family protein gives MFDTKIAIVLRDDLPVWQKLNVTAFLTSGIVAQFPEIIGEPYRDRAGNLYNPMSIQPVIVLSADVATLGAIHRRALERGVTTSAYVEEMFSTGHDVANRAVFAQFAPDDAKIVGIALRAEKKLVDKITKGARMHG, from the coding sequence GTGTTCGATACGAAAATTGCAATTGTCCTGAGAGACGATCTGCCGGTGTGGCAGAAGCTCAACGTCACCGCGTTCCTGACCAGCGGCATCGTCGCGCAGTTCCCCGAGATCATCGGCGAGCCCTATCGCGATCGCGCCGGCAACCTCTACAACCCGATGTCGATCCAGCCGGTCATCGTCCTGTCGGCCGACGTGGCGACGCTGGGCGCCATCCATCGCCGGGCCTTGGAGCGCGGCGTGACCACATCCGCCTATGTCGAGGAGATGTTTTCGACCGGCCACGACGTAGCCAACCGCGCGGTATTCGCCCAATTCGCGCCGGACGACGCCAAGATCGTCGGCATCGCCTTACGCGCCGAAAAGAAGCTCGTCGACAAGATCACCAAGGGCGCCCGCATGCATGGCTGA
- a CDS encoding DMT family transporter, producing MLCVYVCFTFLDTSSKYLVLAGVSALVVAWARFAVHVLLVGLFLRGWREPARFRANNLPAHILRGCMLFGSTMFNILALKTLQLAETTSIYFFGPMVITALAGPLLGEWAGWRRWLAILAGFVGVLIITRPGVGVFGIGHLFALCSMLSNSFYVIMTRRMSSTETSESLILFSALAPSVLLAPMLAFSPTLPHGGFQWFIVLMLGVFGAGGHYLLVRAYRLATTTQLAPFPYSQMVWMIISGWVIFHQFPDRWTLLGAAIIVASGLYIIHREHRLRVRNSASLDTEAEALAKKL from the coding sequence ATGCTTTGCGTCTATGTCTGCTTCACCTTCCTCGACACCTCCAGCAAATACCTAGTGCTGGCCGGCGTCTCGGCGCTGGTCGTCGCCTGGGCTCGTTTCGCCGTACATGTGCTGCTCGTCGGCCTCTTCCTGCGCGGCTGGCGCGAGCCGGCGCGCTTTCGCGCCAACAACCTGCCGGCGCATATATTGCGCGGCTGCATGCTTTTCGGCTCGACAATGTTCAACATCCTGGCGCTGAAGACGCTGCAGCTTGCCGAAACCACCTCGATCTATTTCTTCGGCCCGATGGTCATCACCGCCCTTGCCGGCCCGTTGCTCGGCGAATGGGCCGGCTGGCGGCGCTGGCTGGCGATCCTCGCCGGCTTTGTCGGTGTCCTGATCATCACCCGGCCCGGCGTCGGCGTGTTCGGCATCGGCCATCTCTTCGCGCTCTGCTCGATGCTGTCGAACAGCTTCTACGTCATCATGACGCGGCGCATGTCCTCGACCGAAACATCCGAAAGCCTGATCCTATTCTCGGCGCTCGCGCCGTCGGTGCTATTGGCGCCGATGCTTGCCTTCTCGCCGACGCTGCCGCACGGCGGCTTTCAATGGTTCATCGTCCTGATGCTGGGCGTCTTCGGCGCCGGCGGCCACTATCTGCTGGTCAGGGCCTATCGGCTGGCGACCACGACGCAACTGGCGCCTTTCCCATACTCGCAGATGGTGTGGATGATCATCTCCGGCTGGGTGATCTTCCACCAGTTCCCCGACCGCTGGACCTTGCTCGGCGCCGCCATCATCGTTGCCAGCGGCCTCTACATCATCCACCGCGAGCACAGGCTCCGCGTGCGCAACTCCGCCTCACTCGACACCGAGGCCGAGGCACTGGCGAAAAAACTTTGA
- a CDS encoding LacI family DNA-binding transcriptional regulator: MAQKIKLSTIADALGVSTATVSLALRDSPLVAGATRERIKEHARAIGYIYNRRAASLRTSRSGIVGVVVHDIMNPFFAEILRSIESELDRSRQTFILSNHYDQLEKQRTFIDTLLQLGADGVIMSPAIGTPAEDIIMAEENGLPAVLIARTVAGADVPVFRGDDAYGTALATNHLISLGHKRIAMVGGTDQTSTGRDRYQGYLNAMEAAGLEVKPSWRIPGPRTKQAGFEAAGQFLALKDKPTAACCWNDLVAIGLMNGIARAGLVPGVDISVTGYDDLEEAAIATPALTTVWNGQREVGRRAASALLDKLNGQAVRPSQELIKPELHVRQSTGKPVERA, encoded by the coding sequence CTGGCACAGAAGATCAAGCTTTCGACGATCGCGGATGCGCTCGGTGTGTCCACGGCAACGGTATCGCTGGCGTTGCGCGACAGCCCGCTGGTCGCAGGCGCCACGCGCGAGCGCATCAAGGAGCATGCCCGCGCCATCGGCTATATCTACAACCGCCGTGCCGCTTCGCTGCGCACCTCGCGCTCCGGCATTGTCGGCGTCGTCGTTCACGACATCATGAACCCGTTCTTCGCCGAGATCCTGCGCTCGATCGAAAGCGAGCTCGACCGCAGCCGGCAGACGTTCATCCTCTCCAACCATTACGACCAGCTGGAAAAGCAGCGCACCTTCATCGACACGCTGCTGCAGCTCGGCGCCGACGGTGTCATCATGTCGCCGGCCATCGGCACGCCGGCCGAGGACATCATCATGGCCGAGGAAAACGGCCTGCCGGCGGTGCTGATCGCGCGCACCGTTGCCGGCGCGGACGTGCCGGTGTTCCGCGGCGACGATGCCTATGGCACGGCACTGGCCACCAATCACCTGATCTCGCTCGGCCACAAGCGTATCGCCATGGTCGGCGGCACCGACCAGACCTCGACCGGCCGCGACCGCTACCAGGGTTATCTCAACGCGATGGAGGCGGCCGGCCTGGAGGTGAAGCCGTCCTGGCGCATTCCGGGGCCGCGCACCAAGCAGGCGGGGTTCGAGGCCGCGGGGCAGTTTCTGGCGCTGAAGGACAAGCCCACGGCCGCATGCTGCTGGAACGACCTGGTCGCGATCGGGTTGATGAACGGCATCGCGCGCGCCGGCCTCGTGCCCGGCGTCGATATTTCGGTCACCGGCTACGACGATCTCGAGGAGGCGGCCATCGCGACACCGGCGCTGACCACGGTCTGGAACGGGCAGCGCGAGGTCGGCCGCCGCGCCGCGAGCGCCTTGCTCGACAAGTTGAACGGGCAGGCAGTGCGGCCCTCGCAGGAGCTGATCAAGCCGGAACTGCATGTGCGGCAGTCGACCGGCAAGCCGGTGGAGCGTGCATGA
- a CDS encoding 2-hydroxyacid dehydrogenase, producing MTRPEGKLPVAILVPADFNDHAVGRIDKAFEPVRIERADPGLVTEEMRAKVRGIASYAGISAAMIDALPNLEIIASFGVGYDSIDASHAAKRGVMVTNTPDVLTEEVADTAIGLLINTVRELYAAEKWLRDGDWVKKGNYRLSRLTLRGRSVGIFGMGRIGRAVARRLEAFGLPVAYHNRRKVEGLPYDYHATLKGLAEAVDTLICVAPGGAATEKAINAEILSALGSNGVFVNIGRGSTVDEAALAAALESSTIAAAGLDVFADEPNVSRALLDAPNASLLPHVGSASVHTRRAMADLCVDNLVAWFTERRPLTPVPETINVKPRG from the coding sequence ATGACCAGGCCTGAAGGAAAATTGCCGGTCGCCATCCTGGTGCCCGCCGATTTCAACGACCATGCCGTCGGCCGCATCGACAAGGCGTTCGAGCCTGTGCGGATCGAACGCGCCGATCCCGGGCTGGTGACGGAGGAGATGCGCGCCAAGGTACGCGGCATCGCCTCCTACGCGGGCATCAGCGCGGCGATGATCGACGCGCTGCCCAATCTCGAGATCATCGCCAGCTTCGGCGTCGGCTACGATTCCATCGACGCCAGTCACGCGGCCAAGCGCGGCGTCATGGTCACCAACACGCCCGACGTCCTGACCGAGGAGGTCGCCGACACCGCCATCGGCCTTTTGATCAACACCGTTCGCGAGCTCTACGCCGCCGAGAAATGGCTGCGCGACGGCGATTGGGTGAAGAAGGGCAATTATCGCCTGAGCCGGCTTACCTTGCGCGGCCGCAGCGTCGGCATTTTCGGCATGGGCCGCATCGGCCGGGCCGTCGCCCGCCGCCTCGAAGCCTTCGGCCTGCCGGTCGCCTACCACAACCGCCGCAAGGTCGAAGGCCTGCCTTACGACTACCATGCCACTTTGAAGGGGCTTGCCGAGGCCGTCGACACGCTGATCTGCGTTGCGCCGGGCGGCGCCGCCACCGAGAAGGCGATCAATGCCGAAATCTTGTCGGCGTTGGGTTCGAACGGCGTCTTCGTCAATATCGGCCGCGGCTCGACGGTCGACGAGGCAGCGCTCGCCGCCGCCCTCGAAAGCAGCACCATAGCCGCCGCCGGGCTCGACGTCTTCGCCGACGAGCCGAATGTATCGCGGGCCCTGCTCGACGCCCCCAACGCTTCGCTCCTGCCGCATGTCGGTTCAGCGTCGGTCCACACCCGCCGCGCCATGGCGGATCTCTGCGTCGACAATCTCGTCGCCTGGTTCACAGAGCGCCGGCCGCTGACGCCCGTGCCGGAGACGATCAACGTCAAGCCGCGCGGCTAG
- a CDS encoding outer membrane protein translates to MKSFLLASTILALFPASAFAADALSPAAPAAYEWSGFYGGVQLGYGWGKVKSHDSEMATGFSDWADSWKSDGVLGGIHIGYNQAYDQFVLGAEADIEASGMSGSVDSAFAGNIKTKIDVQGSLRARLGYAMGPALLYATGGLAVAHFDTKYDDGVTTDSSSHTKAGWTVGAGVEYAFTPNWTTRVEYRYSDFGKFTDNPATDGGFLYPTDVTTHAVRVGFSYKF, encoded by the coding sequence ATGAAGTCCTTTCTTCTTGCTTCGACCATTCTTGCCTTGTTTCCGGCCAGCGCCTTTGCGGCCGACGCGCTTTCTCCTGCTGCTCCGGCAGCTTATGAGTGGAGCGGCTTCTATGGCGGCGTCCAACTCGGCTATGGCTGGGGCAAGGTAAAGAGTCACGATTCTGAGATGGCCACTGGCTTTTCCGATTGGGCCGACTCCTGGAAAAGCGATGGAGTCCTGGGTGGCATTCATATCGGCTACAACCAGGCTTACGATCAATTCGTCCTTGGCGCCGAAGCCGACATTGAAGCCTCGGGAATGAGCGGATCAGTGGATTCGGCATTTGCAGGCAACATCAAGACCAAGATCGACGTACAGGGCTCGCTGCGGGCGCGCCTTGGTTATGCGATGGGGCCGGCTCTTCTTTACGCTACGGGCGGTCTCGCCGTCGCTCACTTCGACACCAAATATGATGATGGCGTAACAACTGATAGCTCATCCCACACCAAAGCCGGTTGGACAGTGGGCGCAGGCGTCGAGTATGCATTCACGCCGAACTGGACGACGCGCGTCGAATATCGCTACAGCGATTTCGGCAAATTTACTGACAATCCGGCAACCGACGGCGGGTTTCTTTACCCCACCGACGTGACGACGCACGCCGTGCGCGTCGGCTTCAGCTACAAGTTCTGA
- a CDS encoding gamma-glutamyl-gamma-aminobutyrate hydrolase family protein has protein sequence MQQPLVAVSTDVRQFDNYTWHAAPQQYLEAAITGAGVFPLLVPSFGDRLDLDELLSSVDGVMLTGSKSNVHPSLYDGDPSEANGPYDPARDATTLPLIRKALERGVPLLAICRGIQELNVALGGTLGTEIQEREGSLDHRAPVSDNQDERFAIHQTVSIKPGSCLAGVFGAGDIKVNSLHRQGIDRLGSKLQIEALATDGTIEAVSVKDARAFAVGVQWHPEYWVKSDSNSAKIFKAFGDAVRLHAAAKTGARAAAE, from the coding sequence ATGCAGCAGCCGCTCGTCGCAGTCTCGACCGACGTCCGCCAGTTCGACAATTACACCTGGCACGCCGCGCCCCAGCAATATCTGGAAGCCGCGATCACGGGCGCCGGCGTGTTCCCGCTGCTGGTGCCGTCCTTCGGCGACCGGCTCGACCTAGACGAATTGCTGTCGTCCGTCGACGGCGTCATGCTGACGGGTTCGAAATCCAACGTCCATCCCTCGCTTTACGATGGCGACCCGAGCGAAGCCAACGGCCCCTACGATCCGGCGCGCGACGCCACCACGCTGCCGCTGATCCGCAAGGCGCTCGAGCGCGGCGTGCCGCTGCTTGCCATCTGCCGTGGCATCCAGGAGCTGAACGTTGCGCTTGGTGGCACGCTGGGCACCGAAATCCAGGAGCGGGAAGGCTCGCTCGATCACCGCGCGCCGGTGAGCGACAATCAGGACGAGCGCTTCGCCATCCATCAGACGGTCTCGATCAAGCCGGGAAGCTGCCTTGCCGGCGTGTTCGGCGCCGGAGACATCAAGGTCAACTCGCTGCATCGGCAGGGAATCGACCGGCTCGGCTCGAAACTGCAAATCGAGGCTTTGGCCACCGACGGCACGATCGAAGCGGTCTCCGTCAAGGATGCGCGGGCCTTTGCGGTCGGCGTGCAATGGCACCCCGAATACTGGGTGAAATCGGACAGCAATTCCGCCAAGATCTTCAAGGCCTTCGGCGACGCCGTGCGGCTGCATGCGGCGGCAAAGACGGGCGCCCGCGCCGCAGCGGAATAG
- a CDS encoding TRAP transporter substrate-binding protein: MDRRSFIRKAGASGVGAAAAAAALATPAIAQSNPKVTWRLASSFPKSLDTIYGGAEVFSKMLSEATDGNFQIQVFASGELVPGLQAADATAAGTVEAAHTVAYYYWGKDPTWALGAAVPFSLNARGMNAWHYHGGGIDLFNEFLGTQGLYGLPGGNTGVQMGGWFRKEINSVADLSGLKMRIGGFAGKVVEKLGVVPQQIAGGDIYPALEKGTIDAAEWVGPYDDEKLGFYKVAPYYYYPGWWEGGPTVHLLFNKAKYEELSPTYKSLVRTAAQAADANMLQKYDYVNPPAVRRLVAGGAKLRPFSQEIMAACFEKANEVYAEMESNNAPFKKIWESIKAFRKEHYLWAQVAEYNYDTFMMVQQRNGKL, from the coding sequence ATGGATCGTCGTTCATTCATTCGCAAGGCCGGAGCCTCCGGCGTGGGTGCCGCCGCAGCGGCCGCCGCACTCGCCACGCCGGCTATTGCCCAGTCCAACCCGAAAGTGACTTGGCGGCTGGCGTCGTCCTTCCCGAAGTCGCTCGACACGATCTATGGCGGCGCCGAAGTCTTCTCCAAGATGCTGTCGGAAGCGACCGACGGCAATTTCCAGATCCAGGTCTTCGCCTCGGGCGAGCTTGTGCCCGGCCTGCAGGCGGCCGATGCCACCGCCGCCGGCACCGTCGAAGCGGCCCACACCGTGGCCTATTATTACTGGGGCAAGGACCCCACCTGGGCGTTGGGCGCGGCCGTGCCCTTCTCGCTCAACGCGCGCGGCATGAACGCCTGGCACTACCATGGCGGCGGCATCGACCTGTTCAATGAATTCCTTGGAACGCAAGGGCTGTACGGTCTGCCGGGCGGCAATACAGGCGTCCAGATGGGTGGCTGGTTCCGCAAGGAAATCAACAGCGTCGCCGATCTGTCGGGCCTCAAGATGCGCATCGGCGGATTTGCCGGCAAGGTCGTCGAAAAGCTCGGCGTGGTGCCGCAGCAGATCGCCGGCGGCGACATCTACCCGGCGCTGGAAAAGGGCACCATCGACGCCGCAGAATGGGTCGGCCCCTATGATGACGAGAAGCTCGGCTTCTACAAGGTCGCGCCCTATTACTATTATCCCGGCTGGTGGGAAGGCGGCCCCACTGTCCATCTCCTGTTCAACAAGGCGAAATACGAAGAGCTTTCACCGACTTACAAATCGCTGGTTCGCACCGCGGCGCAGGCCGCGGACGCCAACATGCTGCAGAAATACGACTATGTGAATCCGCCGGCGGTGCGGCGGCTTGTGGCCGGCGGCGCCAAGCTCAGGCCGTTCAGCCAGGAGATCATGGCCGCCTGTTTCGAGAAGGCCAACGAGGTCTACGCCGAGATGGAATCCAACAACGCGCCGTTCAAGAAGATTTGGGAATCGATCAAGGCCTTCCGCAAGGAGCACTACCTTTGGGCCCAGGTCGCCGAATACAATTACGACACCTTCATGATGGTGCAGCAGCGCAACGGCAAGCTGTAG
- a CDS encoding zinc-dependent alcohol dehydrogenase family protein: MRAVRLEAIGSIALREVDKPSPGPEDVLVRIEACGVCGTDRHLFHGEFPCTPPVTLGHEFSGIVEAVGQAVSGIAVGDRVTGDPNIACGRCAHCHAGRVNLCSNLRAIGIHRDGGFADYVLMPHKQAFRLPANLKPTHGAFCEPLACCLHGVDLAAIRPGASVVVLGGGVIGLLVVQLAKLAGAATIILSTRQASRRALAEALGATATIDPGAGDPIAAVAGPKGLVPGGADVVLECAGVRDTVEQSVRMARAGGTVVIVGVVPQGMKVEIEPFDLLFRELKVLGSFLNPFTHGRAAQLIASGAIEVDRLISRQVSLGEAPQVIASPPAPGEVKVLVVPDRG, from the coding sequence ATGAGAGCCGTCCGGCTGGAAGCAATCGGCAGCATCGCGCTACGCGAAGTGGACAAGCCTTCGCCGGGACCGGAGGACGTCCTGGTGCGGATCGAGGCCTGCGGCGTCTGCGGCACCGACCGGCACCTCTTCCACGGCGAGTTTCCCTGCACGCCGCCGGTGACGCTCGGCCATGAATTCTCCGGCATCGTCGAAGCTGTCGGCCAGGCGGTGTCGGGGATTGCCGTCGGCGACCGCGTCACCGGCGATCCCAACATCGCCTGCGGGCGCTGCGCCCATTGCCATGCCGGCCGCGTCAATCTCTGCAGCAATCTGCGCGCCATCGGCATCCATCGCGACGGCGGCTTCGCCGATTACGTGCTGATGCCGCACAAGCAGGCCTTCCGGCTGCCGGCAAACCTCAAGCCGACGCATGGCGCCTTCTGCGAGCCGCTCGCCTGCTGCCTCCATGGCGTCGACCTTGCCGCGATCCGGCCGGGCGCGTCGGTCGTGGTGCTCGGCGGCGGCGTCATCGGCCTGCTCGTCGTGCAGTTGGCCAAGCTCGCGGGCGCGGCAACCATCATCCTGTCGACCAGGCAGGCCTCCCGCCGCGCGCTTGCCGAGGCGCTCGGCGCGACCGCGACGATCGACCCAGGCGCCGGCGACCCGATCGCGGCCGTCGCCGGCCCGAAGGGCCTGGTGCCCGGCGGTGCCGACGTGGTGCTGGAATGCGCCGGCGTTCGCGACACGGTAGAGCAGTCGGTGCGCATGGCTCGGGCCGGCGGCACGGTCGTCATCGTCGGCGTCGTGCCGCAAGGCATGAAGGTGGAAATCGAGCCGTTCGATCTTCTGTTCCGCGAATTGAAGGTGCTGGGCTCCTTCCTCAACCCATTCACGCATGGCAGGGCGGCGCAACTGATCGCCTCCGGAGCGATCGAGGTCGACAGGCTGATATCGAGGCAGGTCAGCCTGGGAGAAGCGCCGCAGGTGATCGCCAGCCCGCCGGCGCCGGGCGAGGTCAAGGTGCTGGTGGTGCCGGATCGGGGCTGA
- a CDS encoding TRAP transporter large permease, whose translation MIEFIAQNMAPIMFASLIVFLLIGYPVAFSLAANGLLFFFIGVLVSPYSGGSINLAWPLLHALPDNFYGTRVMSNDTLLAIPFFTFMGIVLERSGMAEDLLDTIGQLFGPIRGGLAYAVIFVGALLAATTGVVAASVIAMGLISLPIMLRYGYDRRLASGVIAASGTLAQIIPPSLVLIVLADQLGRSVGDMYAGALIPGLVLTGIYMLYILIMSIVRPNSMPALPLEARTLGHGVLSLIVALLITGAISYGAYRYLAPTHGDNADILGFAVGVIVIYVVAIVDQRLRINMMSKLAQQVVIVLIPPLALIFLVLGTIFLGIATPTEGGAMGAVGALIMAAMKGRLTREVVNQALASTTRLSSFVLFILIGARVFSLTFYGVNGHIWVEHLLTSLPGGETGFLIGVNILVFVLAFFLDFFELAFIIVPLLAPAADKLGIDLIWFGVLLGVNMQTSFMHPPFGFALFYLRSVAARVPYLDRITGKQIAPVTTGQIYWGAVPFVLIQVIMIGLTIAFPQMVMRYKGAVVEPSTIDLKLPDMPSLSPLGTPPADNGAAPANGGAPAPAAPGTPDLSQPPNFGDTTPAKPATPAPDLSKPPSFN comes from the coding sequence ATGATCGAATTCATCGCGCAGAACATGGCGCCGATCATGTTCGCCTCGCTGATCGTCTTCCTGTTGATCGGCTATCCCGTCGCCTTCTCGCTCGCCGCAAATGGCTTGCTGTTCTTCTTCATCGGCGTGCTGGTCTCGCCCTATTCCGGCGGGTCGATCAACCTTGCCTGGCCGCTGCTGCATGCGCTGCCCGACAATTTCTACGGCACCAGGGTGATGTCGAACGACACGCTCCTGGCGATACCCTTCTTCACCTTCATGGGCATCGTGCTCGAACGCTCCGGCATGGCCGAGGACCTGCTCGACACGATCGGCCAGCTGTTCGGGCCGATCCGCGGCGGGCTTGCCTATGCCGTGATCTTCGTCGGCGCGCTGCTTGCCGCCACGACCGGCGTGGTCGCCGCCTCCGTCATCGCCATGGGGCTGATCTCGCTGCCGATCATGCTGCGTTACGGCTATGACCGCAGGCTGGCGTCCGGTGTCATCGCCGCCTCCGGCACGCTCGCCCAGATCATCCCGCCGTCGCTGGTGCTGATCGTGCTTGCCGACCAGCTCGGACGCTCGGTCGGCGACATGTATGCCGGCGCGCTGATCCCCGGCCTCGTGCTGACCGGCATCTACATGCTCTATATCCTGATCATGTCGATCGTCCGGCCGAACTCGATGCCGGCGCTGCCGCTCGAAGCCCGCACGCTCGGCCACGGCGTGCTGTCGCTGATCGTGGCGCTGCTCATCACCGGCGCCATCTCCTACGGCGCCTATCGCTATCTCGCGCCGACGCACGGCGACAACGCCGACATCCTCGGCTTCGCCGTCGGCGTCATCGTCATCTATGTCGTTGCCATCGTCGATCAGCGGCTCCGCATCAACATGATGTCCAAGCTGGCGCAGCAGGTGGTGATCGTGCTGATCCCGCCGCTGGCACTGATCTTCCTGGTGCTGGGCACGATCTTCCTCGGCATCGCCACGCCGACCGAAGGCGGCGCCATGGGCGCTGTCGGCGCGCTCATCATGGCGGCGATGAAAGGCCGCCTGACGAGGGAAGTCGTCAACCAGGCACTGGCCTCGACGACCAGGCTTTCCTCCTTCGTGCTGTTCATCCTGATCGGCGCGCGCGTCTTTTCGCTCACCTTCTACGGCGTCAACGGCCATATCTGGGTCGAGCACCTGTTGACCTCGCTGCCCGGCGGCGAGACAGGCTTCCTGATCGGCGTCAACATCCTGGTCTTCGTGCTCGCCTTCTTCCTCGATTTCTTCGAGCTCGCCTTCATCATCGTGCCGCTTCTGGCGCCTGCCGCCGACAAGCTCGGCATCGACCTGATCTGGTTCGGCGTGCTGCTCGGCGTCAACATGCAGACCAGCTTCATGCATCCGCCCTTCGGCTTCGCGCTGTTCTACCTGCGTTCGGTCGCGGCTCGCGTGCCTTATCTCGATCGAATCACCGGGAAGCAGATCGCGCCTGTTACCACCGGGCAGATCTATTGGGGCGCCGTGCCGTTCGTCCTGATCCAGGTGATCATGATCGGGCTCACCATCGCCTTCCCGCAGATGGTGATGCGCTACAAGGGCGCCGTGGTGGAGCCCAGCACGATCGATCTCAAGCTGCCCGACATGCCGTCGCTGTCGCCGCTCGGCACGCCGCCGGCGGACAATGGCGCGGCTCCGGCCAATGGCGGCGCCCCCGCCCCTGCCGCGCCCGGCACGCCCGATCTGTCACAGCCGCCGAATTTCGGCGACACCACGCCTGCCAAGCCGGCGACGCCGGCGCCCGACCTTTCGAAGCCGCCGAGTTTCAATTGA
- a CDS encoding TRAP transporter small permease subunit: protein MAGLLALSRTIDRINEFIGRWVSWLILLAILVSAGNAVIRKVFDTSSNAWLELQWYLFGAAFMLAAAYTLKQNDHIRIDIVYGMFPRRVQHWIDLFGHLFFLMPFVVLMVIYFVPYVSLSFRSGEMSTNAGGLIVWPAKAILLAGFFLLALQGVSEIIKKIAIMRGDMDDPNPFVSAHEQAELEAKALAEEAKAIAGEARP, encoded by the coding sequence ATGGCAGGGCTGCTCGCTCTATCCAGGACGATCGACCGCATCAATGAGTTCATCGGCCGTTGGGTCTCCTGGCTGATCCTGCTCGCGATCCTGGTGAGCGCCGGCAACGCCGTCATTCGCAAGGTGTTCGATACCTCCTCCAATGCCTGGCTGGAGCTGCAATGGTATCTGTTCGGCGCCGCCTTCATGCTGGCTGCCGCCTACACGCTGAAGCAGAACGATCATATCCGCATCGATATCGTCTACGGCATGTTCCCGCGGCGCGTGCAGCACTGGATCGACCTCTTCGGCCACTTGTTCTTCCTGATGCCCTTCGTCGTGCTGATGGTGATCTATTTCGTGCCTTATGTGTCGCTGTCCTTCCGCAGCGGCGAGATGTCGACCAATGCCGGCGGGCTGATCGTGTGGCCGGCCAAGGCCATCCTGCTGGCCGGCTTCTTCCTGCTCGCGCTGCAGGGGGTTTCCGAGATCATCAAGAAGATCGCCATCATGCGCGGCGACATGGACGATCCCAACCCCTTCGTGTCGGCGCATGAGCAGGCCGAGCTCGAGGCAAAGGCGCTGGCCGAGGAAGCCAAGGCGATCGCGGGCGAGGCCCGCCCATGA